The stretch of DNA AAAAAGAAATTGTTCCACCCATTGCTTCGATCAATTTTTGGGAAATTGCTAAACCTAAACCTGTACCACCGTAGGATTTAGTTCGAGAACCATCTACTTGAAAGAAATTTTCAAACAATTTATCTTGTTTTTCTAAAGATACGCCAATTCCTGTATCGGCAACACTGATTTTTACTAAACCAGGGAATTCTCGCTCTTGAATATAAGTTTTCTTTTTGCTTATTTCGGCACTAATAACGATTCCGCCTTCATGGGTAAATTTGATCGCATTACCTACCAAATTCAACATTACCTGAAGTAAACGTTGATAATTACCACAGAGCGTTACAGGAGTAAGAGTTGCAGGAAGTTTGAGTTGCAGACTGAGATGTTTTTGTTCTGCTTGAGTACGAATGAGGTTGTCAACGTCTTGAAATAATTCGTCCAACTCTACCTCGGTTAATTCTAATTCCATTTTCCCTGCTTCAATTTTGGCAATGTCGAGGATGTCGTTAATTAAATTGAGCAGGTGAATTGAAGATTTATAGGCTTCTTGAATAAATTCTTGTTGTTCTTCCGGATCGTCTGCCATTCCTTCCAACAACAGTTTGAGAAAACCAATGATGCCATTAAGAGGGGTACGAAGTTCGTGAGAAGTGTTGGCTAAAAAATCGCTTTTGAGGCGGTTTGCTTCTTCAGCCTTAAAACTAGCTTGTTCTAATTCTTGATACAATTGAGCATGAGCGATCGCAGTTCCCACTTGTTCGGCTAGATCTTGTAACAATTCCATTTCTGCCACAGTCCAATAACGATAGCGATCGCATTGTTGCAGACAAATTAAAGCATTTTCTTGATTATTATAGGCAGTGGAAACTACCAAAACTGATTTTTGCTGATAGGGATCATTGTCTAACAAATCTACAGCGACAGGATGACGAGATTTTAGAGCTTGTCGTAGGTAAAGTTCTGCTTTCCAATTGAGACTTAATCCCAACATAGAACGATACCCTGTCTGAAGATATTCAGCTTCTACTTTGAGGTCTTTTTTATTAGAACCATAAGAAAGAATTAAACAACGACTAACTGAAAGCGCGCTCCCAAGACTATTAACTGTTTCTTGCCAAATGGTATCAAGATCGAGACTGCAACGAATCTTGCGAGAGATCTGTTTGAGAAGTTTATGATAACTATAAAGCGGTAAATTGCCTCCGTTGTTAAGCAAAGATATTTCCAAATCTTTGAGAAGATGTCCCATTACCAATACTGACATCGATTCTCCTTGAGCAGGCAAAATTGGGCTAATAACCAATTCAAAAGGAAAAAATTGCTCTTGATATTGAAACAAACAATAACATTGTTCTGGAATGCGTCTTTGAATAACTCGCAGAATTTTTTGATAGTATGCTTGGATATCGATTGGGGTAAAAATTTCTTCTAAAGCTGAACCAACAACCTGCTCTTGGTTTAATCCAAGCTCTTTGCCTCCTTCCCACCAAAAAGAAAGATACTTACCACAACGGTCTTGAGTATAAACCAATTCTGCTCCCAAATGTTGCCAATAAATTGAGCTTGCTTGCGTAGGAGCAATTTGACTATTAACAAGTTCTGAATTAAATCCAGTGAACATTAGCAAGTAAATTTCAGGGTTGGAGTTGACGACAAGAAGCCGAACTTGGTTCGAGATCTGATCGTCGTGTTGACACAGTTCAAGCAAAATCTGCCGTAAGACAGCAAGATACTTCAAGACAGGAGTAGCGATCGCTTTTAGAATTAACTGCCAGTTTTACTTGTCACAAGCAAAAAACAGTTAACTTTTATTAATGTTTTTCTCCTTTTGTTCAAGGCAGTATTTTCGACTCAAATCAAAATGTCAGCCTCTTCCCTGAAACTATAACCTATAGATATCTCAGGTAGCGATATCTAAATTAAATTTCAGTAGCGAATAATGGTGATAATCCTTACTCTAGCTACTGCTGGTGCAATTAGTTCAGTTTTTTAGTCGTTCCATTCACCTCTTGGTGGTAAAGGTGGATTACGGCGAAAAGTACGAGTAAGGTCTTGATCGGTTTCTCGTTCACCTCTAAGCCATTGTTTAATGGCAGTTTCTATAACTCGGTTAGGATCATTGGTTAGATGCTTAATCTGTTCTAAAGTTTCTGCATCTAGTTGGATGGAAATTTCGACTCTTTCGGCAGAACGTTCGTGCTGCACGGCATTATCGTTCATAGGCTTTGTTTGCTTGCTCTAGTAAGTATTGTAACTGTTATGACTAAATCTATAACTAATTAAATTCGGATAAAATCAGGAGATAGTAGAAGATTAAATAAATTCAACATTAAAATAGTTTAAGTATTACTAATTTTTACTTATCCCTAATTAAGCGTTCTTATATGACCGACGTTCCCGTCTCTCAAATTCGTAACTTCTCTATTATTGCTCACATCGATCACGGTAAATCCACTCTAGCAGATCGGATGCTACAGCAGACTGGTACCGTCAACGCTAGAGAAATGAAAGAGCAATTCCTCGACAATATGGATTTAGAAAGGGAACGGGGAATTACCATTAAGCTACAAGCTGCTAGAATGAATTATCTGGCGAAAGATGGTCAGCAATACGTAATTAACCTAATTGATACTCCTGGTCACGTAGATTTTTCATATGAAGTATCTCGTTCTTTAGCTGCCTGTGAAGGAGCTTTGTTGGTAGTAGATTCTTCTCAAGGAGTAGAGGCTCAAACTTTGGCTAATGTTTATTTGGCTTTAGAAAACGATTTAGAAATTATTCCTGTTTTAAATAAAATTGATTTACCTGGTGCTGAACCAGAACGAGTCGCTCAGGAAATTGAAGAGGTCATTGGTTTAGACTGTAGCAATATTATTAAGGCTTCTGCTAAAGCAGGAATTGGTATTGATGAAATTTTAGAATCGATTGTTCATCTAGTGCCACCGCCCAGGGATACTGTAGACCAGCCTCTACGAGCGTTGATTTTTGACAGTTATTATGATTCTTATCGCGGTGTCATCGTTTATTTCCGAGTCATGGATGGTAAAGTCAGAAAAGGCGATCGCGTTCGCTTAATGGCTTCTGGGAAAGAATACGAAATTGATGAACTTGGTGTACTTTCTCCTAATCAAATTCAAGTAGATGAACTTCATGCAGGGGAAGTAGGATACATTGCTGCTGCAATTAAAACCGTAGAAGATGCACGGGTTGGGGATACGATCACTTTAGCTCAAAAACCAGCCAAAGAACCTTTACCTGGCTACACCGAAGCTAAACCAATGGTTTTCTGTGGTTTATTTCCTACCGATTCGGATCAATACGAAGATTTGAGGGATGCCTTAGAAAAATTAAAACTCAATGACGCAGCCCTTTCCTATGAACCCGAAACTTCCAGTGCCATGGGGTTTGGTTTCCGCTGCGGTTTCTTAGGTTTACTACACATGGAAATCGTTCAAGAAAGATTAGAACGAGAATACAATCTAGAGTTAATTACCACCGCACCATCAGTAATTTATCGTGTGACAACTATCGATGGTGGAGTGATTGAAATTGATAATCCCAGTTTGTTACCACCACCACAAAAACGATTAAAAATTGAAGAACCTTATATCAAGATCGAAATTGTTACACCTGAAAACTTTGTCGGAACTTTGATGGATTTGTGTCAGACTCGGCGCGGTGTCTTTACCGATATGAAATATTTTACTCAAAGCCGTACCTGCTTAATTTATGAGTTGCCTCTAGCAGAAGTAGTAACCGACTTTTTCGATCAGCTTAAATCCCGTACTCGTGGTTATGCCAGCATGGAATATAGTTTGCTTGGTTATCGGGAAAATGATTTAGTTAAATTAGATATCTTGGTTAATGGTGATGGAGTAGATGCTCTTTCTACCATTGTTCATCGTGACAAAGCTTATTATGTAGGTAGGGCTTTAACAGAAAAATTAAAAGAATTAATTCCTCGTCATCAATTCAAAGTCCCAATTCAAGCTGCGATCGGTGCTAAAATCATCGCTAGCGAACATATTCCTGCTTTGCGAAAGGATGTTTTGGCTAAGTGTTACGGTGGCGACATTTCACGGAAAAAGAAACTACTACAAAAGCAAGCTAAAGGTAAAAAACGCATGAAAGCTATTGGTACAGTAGATGTTCCTCAAGAAGCTTTTATGGCTGTTTTAAAATTAGAACAACAATAAACGTTGACAAACATTCAATTGTGGCTGGCACAGCGTATTAGTGTTTCACCATAATATTAAATATTTTTACAAGCCTGGGAGGAAAAAATTAAGCTTATTTCTCTCAGGTAAAATTTTTATAGCGGTTTTCAAGTTTAAGAGTACAATCAACCCCTTAGTTTGTTGTTAATTGTAATT from Stanieria cyanosphaera PCC 7437 encodes:
- a CDS encoding ATP-binding protein gives rise to the protein MFTGFNSELVNSQIAPTQASSIYWQHLGAELVYTQDRCGKYLSFWWEGGKELGLNQEQVVGSALEEIFTPIDIQAYYQKILRVIQRRIPEQCYCLFQYQEQFFPFELVISPILPAQGESMSVLVMGHLLKDLEISLLNNGGNLPLYSYHKLLKQISRKIRCSLDLDTIWQETVNSLGSALSVSRCLILSYGSNKKDLKVEAEYLQTGYRSMLGLSLNWKAELYLRQALKSRHPVAVDLLDNDPYQQKSVLVVSTAYNNQENALICLQQCDRYRYWTVAEMELLQDLAEQVGTAIAHAQLYQELEQASFKAEEANRLKSDFLANTSHELRTPLNGIIGFLKLLLEGMADDPEEQQEFIQEAYKSSIHLLNLINDILDIAKIEAGKMELELTEVELDELFQDVDNLIRTQAEQKHLSLQLKLPATLTPVTLCGNYQRLLQVMLNLVGNAIKFTHEGGIVISAEISKKKTYIQEREFPGLVKISVADTGIGVSLEKQDKLFENFFQVDGSRTKSYGGTGLGLAISQKLIEAMGGTISFYSMGEGLGSTVTFTVPLSHLPVIKTVQ
- the lepA gene encoding translation elongation factor 4, translating into MTDVPVSQIRNFSIIAHIDHGKSTLADRMLQQTGTVNAREMKEQFLDNMDLERERGITIKLQAARMNYLAKDGQQYVINLIDTPGHVDFSYEVSRSLAACEGALLVVDSSQGVEAQTLANVYLALENDLEIIPVLNKIDLPGAEPERVAQEIEEVIGLDCSNIIKASAKAGIGIDEILESIVHLVPPPRDTVDQPLRALIFDSYYDSYRGVIVYFRVMDGKVRKGDRVRLMASGKEYEIDELGVLSPNQIQVDELHAGEVGYIAAAIKTVEDARVGDTITLAQKPAKEPLPGYTEAKPMVFCGLFPTDSDQYEDLRDALEKLKLNDAALSYEPETSSAMGFGFRCGFLGLLHMEIVQERLEREYNLELITTAPSVIYRVTTIDGGVIEIDNPSLLPPPQKRLKIEEPYIKIEIVTPENFVGTLMDLCQTRRGVFTDMKYFTQSRTCLIYELPLAEVVTDFFDQLKSRTRGYASMEYSLLGYRENDLVKLDILVNGDGVDALSTIVHRDKAYYVGRALTEKLKELIPRHQFKVPIQAAIGAKIIASEHIPALRKDVLAKCYGGDISRKKKLLQKQAKGKKRMKAIGTVDVPQEAFMAVLKLEQQ